In one window of Fictibacillus phosphorivorans DNA:
- a CDS encoding LolA family protein encodes MKKTLSMMLTAFMIVLVLSACGAQSQNDVLDSLEERMESMTGYKAEAKMTLSTGEKPLTYDLEIWHKKPDFYRVSLKNAEKDQSQMILRNKDGVFVLTPALNKSFRFQSDWPENNSQVYLFQSLISDILNDTDRGFKSKEKSYVFHTKTNYQNKNLYQQEITLNKDLDPQQVRIMDQDQKELVRLDFSKVKFNAKFDKNSFDMESNMSSAQFEVPTFSGGGEEFEVLYPTYTANLNIVNEREVAQGEDDSKVVLNYADEDKSFTLMQQKNTAVETASRLTMSSGEPVDLGFTVGAMTDQSITWNFNGVDYLLVSNNLGQDELMAIARSVSGEAIK; translated from the coding sequence ATGAAGAAAACACTGTCAATGATGTTGACGGCGTTCATGATCGTATTGGTTCTGTCGGCATGTGGTGCACAAAGCCAGAACGATGTTTTGGATTCTTTAGAAGAAAGAATGGAATCCATGACGGGTTACAAAGCAGAAGCCAAGATGACATTGAGCACAGGAGAGAAGCCACTGACTTACGATTTAGAAATTTGGCACAAGAAGCCGGATTTTTATCGAGTCAGCTTAAAAAATGCTGAAAAAGATCAAAGCCAGATGATACTGCGCAACAAAGATGGAGTCTTCGTTCTTACGCCAGCTCTTAATAAAAGTTTCCGTTTCCAAAGTGACTGGCCAGAAAACAACAGCCAAGTTTATTTGTTCCAATCTCTCATCTCGGACATATTAAATGATACAGACAGAGGGTTTAAATCAAAAGAGAAAAGTTATGTCTTCCATACAAAAACAAATTATCAAAACAAAAACCTCTACCAGCAAGAGATCACATTAAACAAAGATCTTGATCCGCAACAAGTACGAATTATGGATCAAGACCAAAAAGAGCTTGTAAGATTAGATTTCTCCAAAGTAAAGTTCAATGCAAAATTTGATAAGAACTCTTTCGATATGGAATCCAACATGAGTAGTGCTCAATTTGAAGTTCCGACGTTCTCAGGTGGTGGAGAAGAGTTCGAAGTGCTGTATCCGACTTATACAGCGAACTTAAACATCGTAAATGAAAGAGAAGTAGCACAAGGAGAAGATGACTCCAAAGTGGTATTGAATTATGCGGACGAGGATAAATCATTCACATTGATGCAGCAGAAGAACACAGCTGTAGAAACAGCGTCGCGCTTAACGATGTCGAGTGGAGAACCGGTTGATCTAGGCTTTACTGTTGGGGCGATGACAGATCAATCAATTACATGGAATTTTAACGGTGTCGATTATTTGCTCGTCTCGAATAACCTTGGTCAAGATGAGTTGATGGCGATTGCACGCTCAGTGAGCGGAGAGGCAATAAAATAA
- the alr gene encoding alanine racemase: MDKHHYYRDTWAEIDLDKISQNIKSFKRHLPEQKIMAVVKANGYGHGALQVAEEALRSGAEFLAVAMLDEGLALRKQGIKAPILVMNRVRPEYASLAAENEISLTVFQKEWLMEAQSYMKETKHQIKIHLKIDTGMGRVGFREESELQEVASFINQSPVFEAEGVFTHFATADEWESELFEQQRKKFIEYIDLLKSWGLNPPLVHSANSAAALRKVEGPFNLVRLGISMYGLAPSNELKQDLPFPLEEAFSLHSRLIHVKKLMPGDTVSYGATYTATKEEWVGTLPIGYADGWQRRLSPGASVLINGERMPIIGRICMDQCMVRLPKRIDVGEVATLIGSQQAEKIEMDEIARIAETINYEIPCLISARVPRVYTKKGRILENMNVILNF; the protein is encoded by the coding sequence ATGGATAAACATCATTATTATCGAGACACTTGGGCAGAAATCGACCTAGACAAGATCAGTCAAAATATAAAATCTTTTAAGAGACATCTCCCTGAACAAAAAATTATGGCTGTCGTAAAAGCGAACGGATACGGCCATGGAGCACTTCAAGTGGCAGAAGAGGCATTGAGATCGGGAGCTGAGTTTCTAGCTGTTGCGATGCTCGACGAAGGATTAGCTTTGCGTAAACAGGGAATCAAGGCACCGATTTTAGTTATGAACCGTGTACGTCCGGAATATGCTAGTCTTGCGGCTGAAAATGAAATAAGCCTTACAGTCTTTCAAAAAGAATGGCTGATGGAGGCTCAATCGTATATGAAAGAAACGAAACATCAAATAAAGATACATCTGAAGATCGATACGGGCATGGGGCGAGTGGGATTTAGAGAAGAAAGCGAGCTGCAAGAAGTAGCGAGCTTCATCAACCAATCTCCTGTCTTTGAAGCAGAAGGGGTATTTACTCATTTTGCAACAGCTGATGAATGGGAATCAGAGCTTTTTGAACAACAAAGAAAGAAGTTTATTGAATATATAGACTTGCTGAAATCATGGGGATTGAACCCACCCCTTGTTCACAGTGCAAATAGTGCAGCAGCTCTTAGAAAAGTCGAAGGACCTTTCAATCTTGTTCGACTGGGGATCAGCATGTATGGTTTAGCGCCTTCTAACGAACTAAAACAAGACTTGCCGTTTCCACTAGAAGAGGCATTCAGCCTTCATTCCCGGCTCATTCATGTTAAAAAATTGATGCCTGGGGATACTGTAAGTTATGGAGCTACTTATACAGCAACAAAAGAAGAGTGGGTAGGTACATTACCAATCGGGTATGCAGACGGCTGGCAAAGAAGATTATCACCAGGAGCTTCCGTTCTTATAAATGGAGAACGGATGCCGATCATCGGCAGGATCTGTATGGATCAGTGTATGGTGAGACTTCCTAAGAGAATAGATGTTGGTGAAGTTGCCACTTTAATAGGAAGTCAGCAAGCAGAAAAAATAGAGATGGATGAGATCGCACGTATCGCAGAAACCATAAATTATGAAATTCCATGCCTCATTTCTGCTCGAGTGCCGAGAGTTTATACGAAAAAGGGTCGAATTTTAGAAAATATGAATGTAATTCTAAATTTTTAG
- a CDS encoding CopG family ribbon-helix-helix protein: MSELNTKRIVISLPQKLLSEVDRVIKKENLDRSEFIHQATEMFLRERKNKRQFRDEMKQGYMEMAKINLTIASEAFMLEEEADHTLDRLVSGV, translated from the coding sequence GTGTCCGAATTGAACACAAAACGAATAGTGATTAGTCTTCCTCAAAAATTACTAAGTGAGGTAGATCGCGTCATAAAAAAAGAGAATTTGGACCGCAGCGAATTTATCCATCAAGCTACTGAGATGTTTCTTCGTGAGCGGAAGAATAAGCGTCAGTTTCGTGATGAGATGAAACAGGGTTACATGGAAATGGCTAAGATCAATCTAACGATTGCTTCAGAAGCATTTATGTTAGAGGAGGAAGCCGATCATACCTTGGACCGCTTAGTTAGCGGGGTGTAG
- a CDS encoding type II toxin-antitoxin system PemK/MazF family toxin yields the protein MIVKRGDVYFADLSPVVGSEQGGIRPVLIIQNDIGNRFSPTVIVAAITAQIQKAKLPTHVEIDSKKYGFERDSVILLEQIRTIDKQRLTDKITQLDEDMMRRVDDALQISTGLVDF from the coding sequence TTGATAGTCAAACGCGGAGACGTTTACTTTGCAGATCTTTCACCGGTAGTTGGATCAGAACAAGGTGGAATTCGGCCTGTACTGATCATTCAAAATGATATCGGGAACCGTTTTAGCCCTACTGTTATCGTAGCAGCAATCACAGCTCAAATACAGAAAGCAAAACTTCCAACACACGTTGAAATAGATTCGAAAAAATACGGCTTTGAACGGGATTCAGTTATTTTGCTTGAACAGATCAGGACGATTGACAAGCAAAGATTAACAGACAAAATAACACAACTGGATGAAGACATGATGCGCAGGGTAGACGACGCATTGCAGATCAGCACTGGTCTGGTTGATTTTTAA
- a CDS encoding STAS domain-containing protein, translated as MDNLIVQMINENQETLKDNWLKEVKLFKEKELVGTSLKFSEETDQQFFAMLIKHINFHDISKDGTLDDFFDQVLHTGLPLSYLTQGLQAARRVVLNLLVETENDKEKVAAVYREIDRWLDPILNRVVENSSQIWERTVSVQKTALLELSAPLIPVFKNISVMPLIGSIDTERAKLIMENLLNGVIKYRSEVVLIDITGVPVVDTMVAHHIIQAADAVRLLGSTCILVGIRPEIAQTIVSLGIDLSLFPTKSTLQKGMENALEITNQQLISNK; from the coding sequence TTGGACAACTTGATTGTACAGATGATTAATGAAAATCAAGAAACCCTAAAAGATAATTGGCTTAAAGAAGTTAAGCTTTTTAAAGAAAAAGAACTTGTTGGAACTTCTTTAAAGTTTAGTGAAGAAACGGACCAACAGTTTTTTGCTATGTTGATTAAACACATCAATTTTCATGATATTTCTAAAGACGGAACACTTGATGATTTTTTTGATCAAGTTCTTCATACAGGTTTACCATTAAGTTATTTAACGCAAGGGCTTCAAGCAGCTCGACGCGTTGTTTTAAATCTTTTAGTTGAGACAGAGAACGACAAGGAAAAAGTAGCAGCTGTATACCGCGAAATCGATCGCTGGTTAGATCCGATCCTAAATCGCGTTGTCGAAAACTCCTCTCAAATTTGGGAAAGAACCGTTTCTGTGCAGAAGACGGCATTATTAGAGCTTTCCGCTCCACTGATCCCAGTTTTCAAAAATATCAGTGTGATGCCACTTATTGGATCGATTGATACCGAACGTGCGAAGCTGATTATGGAAAACCTTCTAAACGGTGTGATCAAATATCGTTCAGAAGTGGTGCTCATCGATATTACAGGTGTACCTGTCGTTGATACGATGGTTGCTCATCATATTATTCAAGCAGCAGATGCCGTGCGTTTATTAGGTTCTACATGTATCCTAGTTGGAATACGTCCTGAAATTGCGCAGACGATCGTCAGCTTAGGCATTGATCTTAGCTTGTTCCCAACGAAAAGTACGTTACAAAAGGGTATGGAAAACGCTCTAGAAATTACTAATCAGCAGCTAATTAGCAATAAATAG
- a CDS encoding STAS domain-containing protein, with translation MRIPILKLHEYLLITIQVEMDDQTALQFQEDLLNKIHDTGAKGVVIDLTSVDMIDSFIAKVLGDVVRMSKLMGAQVVLTGIQPAVAITLIDLGISMREVSTALDLEQGLDKLRLELEG, from the coding sequence ATGAGAATTCCTATTTTAAAATTGCACGAATATTTATTGATCACCATTCAAGTAGAGATGGATGATCAGACAGCTCTTCAATTTCAAGAAGACTTGCTTAATAAAATTCACGATACAGGTGCGAAAGGAGTGGTTATTGACCTAACGTCAGTAGACATGATCGACTCCTTTATAGCTAAAGTTCTTGGAGATGTAGTGAGGATGTCAAAATTAATGGGAGCTCAAGTTGTATTAACAGGAATACAACCAGCAGTTGCTATTACTCTAATTGACCTTGGAATTTCAATGAGGGAAGTTTCGACAGCACTTGACTTAGAACAGGGGCTTGATAAATTGCGTCTGGAACTGGAGGGATGA
- a CDS encoding anti-sigma regulatory factor codes for MDIQSCVEVRNEWDIVSARQLGRNMAKELGFGNVDQARITTAISELARNIYLYAGRGKICIEPIDQLGRKGLRIVALDNGPGIREIRKVMEDGYTTSGGLGAGLPGVKRLMDEFSIESTVDVGTEISATKWLR; via the coding sequence ATGGACATCCAATCCTGTGTGGAAGTACGCAACGAGTGGGACATCGTAAGTGCCCGTCAACTCGGACGAAACATGGCGAAAGAGTTAGGTTTCGGAAACGTTGATCAAGCAAGAATAACAACAGCCATATCTGAACTCGCCCGTAACATCTACTTATATGCAGGACGAGGTAAGATTTGCATCGAACCAATCGATCAATTAGGAAGAAAAGGACTACGGATCGTAGCCTTAGATAATGGTCCTGGAATTCGAGAGATCCGAAAAGTTATGGAAGATGGATATACTACTTCTGGCGGATTAGGAGCAGGATTACCAGGCGTGAAGCGTTTAATGGATGAATTCTCAATTGAATCCACTGTAGATGTGGGGACGGAGATATCAGCTACTAAATGGCTTCGTTAG
- a CDS encoding PP2C family protein-serine/threonine phosphatase → MTAKDALMERYQDLLSVYLKAKTETTLYKGQQFSRKLLEQQISPEDLVSLHIQVMDQLFPDMSEQMRDSFDFLLEAMIGYGFAYREHQSLRDKQQQLESEIEVAASMQQTLLLSDVPEFEQLDIGVVSVPAKKMNGDYYNFVKSGNSLSVAVADIIGKGIPAALCMSMIKYAMDSLPEEQMKPHLLLENLNRVVEQNVHSNMFITMFHGVYEPESHKFYYAGAGHEPGFFYHAKEDEFHDLIAKGLVLGVSRTTTYHPYEKMIEVGDMVILLSDGVTECRTSKGFIEREEVVSLIRKYMDLPSQKIVENVFQELDRLQGFELRDDFTLIILKRLV, encoded by the coding sequence TTGACCGCAAAAGACGCACTAATGGAACGTTATCAAGATTTGTTATCGGTCTATCTAAAAGCCAAAACAGAGACGACCCTCTATAAAGGGCAGCAATTCAGCAGGAAGTTATTAGAACAACAAATCTCACCAGAAGATCTTGTCAGCTTACACATCCAAGTGATGGATCAGCTGTTTCCGGATATGTCTGAACAAATGAGAGATTCTTTTGACTTTCTGCTCGAAGCGATGATCGGCTACGGATTTGCTTATCGCGAGCATCAAAGTTTGCGTGATAAGCAACAACAGCTTGAATCAGAGATCGAAGTTGCCGCAAGTATGCAGCAGACGTTACTGCTCAGTGATGTCCCAGAGTTTGAACAACTCGACATCGGTGTAGTGAGTGTTCCTGCTAAAAAAATGAACGGTGATTATTATAATTTTGTTAAGAGCGGCAATAGTTTAAGTGTCGCGGTAGCAGATATCATCGGTAAAGGCATACCCGCTGCACTGTGTATGTCTATGATCAAATATGCGATGGACAGTTTGCCAGAAGAACAGATGAAACCTCATCTACTTTTAGAGAACTTAAACCGTGTCGTTGAACAAAACGTTCATAGCAACATGTTCATCACGATGTTTCATGGGGTTTATGAACCTGAGAGCCATAAGTTTTACTATGCGGGTGCTGGTCATGAACCAGGCTTTTTCTATCACGCAAAGGAAGACGAGTTTCATGACTTGATCGCAAAAGGTTTGGTTCTTGGTGTATCTCGAACCACTACCTACCATCCTTATGAAAAGATGATAGAAGTGGGAGACATGGTGATCCTTCTATCCGATGGAGTAACCGAGTGCAGAACAAGCAAAGGATTCATTGAAAGAGAAGAAGTTGTATCTCTTATTCGTAAGTATATGGATTTGCCCTCTCAGAAGATTGTTGAAAATGTATTTCAGGAGCTTGATCGCTTACAAGGCTTTGAGCTCAGAGATGATTTTACTTTAATTATTTTAAAACGACTGGTTTAA
- a CDS encoding STAS domain-containing protein, with product MNLQINQEQINETFELNLTGEVDAYTAPKLKEVMLPLTEKQGNIVIVNLSGIEYMDSTGLGIFVGALKSSKANNSSLKLRGMTERVKRIFEITGLTEVMDIESGVKGEAL from the coding sequence ATGAATTTGCAAATAAATCAAGAACAAATAAATGAAACATTCGAGTTAAACCTTACTGGAGAAGTTGATGCTTATACGGCTCCTAAGTTAAAAGAAGTGATGCTTCCTTTAACAGAAAAACAAGGAAACATCGTCATCGTAAATCTTTCTGGTATTGAATATATGGATAGCACGGGGCTAGGTATTTTCGTGGGAGCTTTAAAATCTTCCAAAGCTAATAATAGCTCTTTAAAATTAAGAGGCATGACAGAACGCGTTAAACGCATTTTCGAAATTACTGGTTTGACAGAAGTTATGGATATTGAAAGTGGAGTAAAGGGGGAGGCGCTATGA
- the rsbW gene encoding anti-sigma B factor RsbW, whose protein sequence is MRTASDYIEMKVPAKPDYVGVVRLTISGLANRMGFAFDEIEDIKIAVSEAVTNVVNHAYSDTEDKGQVRIGCNIYDDRMEITVVDQGKSFDVESISKNLGPVDGKSVDQLHEGGLGLFLIDTLMDKVEISSEAGVVVMMTKYLHRDEVEEHVDRISPAPSQ, encoded by the coding sequence ATGAGAACAGCGTCCGACTATATTGAAATGAAGGTCCCTGCAAAACCGGATTATGTAGGTGTCGTCAGGCTAACGATCTCAGGCCTGGCAAACCGCATGGGTTTTGCGTTTGACGAAATTGAAGATATCAAGATTGCTGTATCAGAAGCTGTAACGAACGTTGTTAACCATGCCTATTCCGATACTGAAGACAAAGGCCAAGTTCGCATTGGCTGTAATATATATGACGACCGCATGGAAATTACGGTTGTCGATCAAGGAAAAAGTTTTGACGTCGAATCTATCTCAAAAAATCTTGGCCCTGTAGATGGTAAGTCAGTTGATCAACTGCACGAGGGAGGTTTAGGCCTCTTTCTGATAGATACATTAATGGACAAGGTAGAAATAAGCAGTGAAGCCGGTGTCGTTGTAATGATGACAAAGTATCTTCACAGAGATGAGGTGGAGGAACATGTCGACAGAATCTCACCAGCGCCTTCACAGTAA
- the sigB gene encoding RNA polymerase sigma factor SigB, producing MSTESHQRLHSKEQVYAWIDELQQDPKNEEIQTNLVLQYQDLVHSLARKFSKGKSIHDDLVQVGMIGLLAAFRRYDKTFGRSFESFAVPTIVGEIKRFIRDKTWSVHVPRRIKELGPRIKKAVEELTTRLQRSPKIFEIAEYLEVSEEEVLETMEMGKSYQALSVDSSIEADQEGSTVTLLDLVGSNDVGFDQIDKRMLLEKAFAVLSEREREILQCTYFENLSQKETGERLDISQMHVSRLQRRALEKLKEALRVSPSEALR from the coding sequence ATGTCGACAGAATCTCACCAGCGCCTTCACAGTAAAGAACAAGTCTATGCTTGGATTGATGAACTGCAGCAAGACCCAAAGAATGAAGAAATTCAGACGAATCTCGTGTTGCAGTATCAAGACTTAGTTCATTCACTAGCTCGGAAGTTTTCTAAAGGCAAAAGTATTCATGACGATTTAGTACAAGTCGGAATGATTGGACTGCTTGCTGCTTTTAGAAGGTACGACAAAACGTTTGGAAGATCCTTTGAATCTTTTGCTGTTCCCACCATCGTCGGGGAGATCAAACGTTTTATCCGTGATAAAACATGGAGTGTTCACGTACCTCGTCGAATTAAAGAATTAGGACCAAGGATCAAGAAAGCCGTAGAAGAACTAACTACGCGTTTACAAAGATCACCGAAAATCTTTGAAATCGCAGAGTACCTAGAAGTTTCTGAAGAAGAAGTTCTAGAGACGATGGAGATGGGCAAAAGTTATCAAGCTCTATCCGTAGATAGTTCCATTGAAGCGGATCAAGAAGGAAGTACAGTTACACTACTTGATTTAGTCGGATCCAATGATGTTGGTTTTGATCAGATCGATAAAAGGATGCTTCTGGAAAAAGCTTTTGCTGTTCTTTCTGAACGCGAACGCGAAATTCTTCAATGTACCTATTTTGAGAATTTAAGCCAGAAGGAAACGGGAGAACGTTTAGATATCTCTCAAATGCATGTGTCACGACTTCAACGACGAGCACTTGAAAAGCTAAAAGAAGCGTTGCGCGTATCCCCTTCGGAGGCTCTTAGATGA
- a CDS encoding SpoIIE family protein phosphatase has protein sequence MIEHYQFSKASVSSYQKPKKGNDLCGDSFYVKETEDYLICAVADGLGSGKMAKEASGAATDIIDQNHHETVERLMFLCNEGLRHTRGAVIAIVKVDYHNHTATYSGVGNIRFMISAERQRAIHPLPKVGFLAGKPEKFKVQDFKFEKELTLMLYSDGMDIHTQSRSLLTKMISPKESVLYISGLPQDINDDATCLVGQINLIS, from the coding sequence ATGATCGAACACTATCAGTTTAGCAAGGCATCGGTTTCCTCTTATCAAAAACCGAAAAAGGGAAATGATCTTTGCGGAGATAGTTTTTATGTGAAAGAAACGGAAGATTATTTGATATGTGCAGTAGCGGATGGTCTAGGAAGCGGGAAGATGGCGAAAGAAGCTTCTGGGGCCGCTACTGATATTATCGATCAAAATCATCATGAAACGGTCGAGAGATTAATGTTCCTTTGTAATGAAGGATTAAGACATACCCGTGGTGCCGTGATTGCCATTGTGAAAGTCGATTATCATAATCATACAGCGACTTATTCAGGAGTTGGCAACATCCGTTTTATGATCTCTGCTGAAAGACAAAGAGCCATTCACCCTTTGCCGAAAGTTGGTTTTCTCGCTGGAAAGCCTGAAAAATTTAAAGTACAAGACTTTAAGTTTGAAAAAGAGTTAACGCTGATGCTTTATTCCGATGGTATGGACATTCATACGCAGAGCCGTTCGTTGTTAACAAAAATGATTTCACCTAAAGAGTCAGTCCTCTATATAAGTGGATTGCCTCAAGATATCAATGACGACGCAACATGCTTAGTTGGACAAATAAATTTGATTTCGTAA
- a CDS encoding Tex family protein, with protein sequence MESELNVKGKQINQVIALLEEGNTVPFIARYRKELTGGLDEVQIKDIMDRWTYLQNLASRKEEILRLIEEQGKLTEELTTAIAKAQKLQDLEDIYRPYKQKRRTKATVAKEKGLEPLALWLLEQRNDDPLKEAASYINEEKEVNAAEDALSGAKDIIAEMLSDDPDMRKWIREDTFSKGEIKTDGKNSELDEKKVFEMYYEYQEPIRKIVPHRVLAVNRGEKENILRVGIAAPSELIVSKMERKVVKRSSSPAVPYLSEAIEDAYKRLIAPSIEREIRAALTEQAEERAIHIFSENVRSLLLQAPLKGKVVLGVDPAYRTGCKLGVVDETGKVLHIQTIYPTPPRSEVEKSAAVVKKLIDQYDIEIAAIGNGTASRETEQFIAETLKDVDKSVAYVIVNEAGASVYSASTVAREEFPDLQVEERSAVSIARRLQDPLAELVKIDPKSIGVGQYQHDVSQKRLGEEISFVVETAVNQVGVNVNTASSSLLQYVSGLSKTVAQNIIVKRNEVGKFKNRTELKKIPRLGAKTYEQCIGFLRVVDGDQPLDQTGIHPESYPATKALLKELGFKPADIGSDALAEKLKSLSLEATSEKLDIGVPTLKDIIEGLMKPGRDPRDAFSGPVLKTDVLKMEDLSQGMELQGTVRNVVDFGAFVDIGVKQDGLVHISKLTDRFIKNPMDVVSVGQVVTVWVDSVDVAKQRIALTMIAPK encoded by the coding sequence ATGGAATCCGAATTAAACGTAAAAGGAAAACAAATTAACCAAGTTATCGCTCTTTTAGAAGAAGGAAATACGGTCCCGTTTATTGCACGTTATCGAAAAGAATTAACGGGTGGCTTAGATGAAGTACAGATCAAAGACATCATGGACAGATGGACCTATCTGCAAAATTTAGCATCCAGAAAAGAAGAGATCCTTCGTTTAATCGAAGAACAAGGGAAATTAACAGAAGAATTAACGACTGCGATTGCAAAAGCGCAAAAGCTACAGGATCTTGAAGATATTTATCGTCCATACAAGCAAAAAAGAAGAACGAAAGCGACTGTAGCGAAAGAAAAAGGTCTTGAACCACTTGCTCTATGGTTGTTAGAGCAACGAAATGATGATCCATTAAAGGAAGCGGCATCTTACATAAATGAAGAAAAAGAAGTAAACGCTGCTGAAGATGCATTGTCTGGAGCGAAAGACATTATCGCTGAAATGCTTTCTGACGATCCAGATATGCGAAAATGGATTCGTGAAGATACATTTTCAAAAGGCGAGATCAAAACCGATGGAAAGAATTCGGAATTAGACGAGAAAAAAGTATTCGAAATGTACTATGAATATCAAGAACCGATCCGTAAGATTGTTCCACATCGTGTTTTAGCGGTGAATCGAGGAGAAAAAGAAAATATTTTAAGAGTTGGTATCGCTGCACCTTCAGAACTGATCGTATCAAAGATGGAGAGAAAAGTAGTGAAGCGCTCGAGCTCGCCTGCAGTACCATACCTCTCTGAAGCGATTGAAGATGCGTATAAACGATTGATCGCCCCTTCGATCGAACGAGAAATTCGTGCCGCTCTAACAGAACAAGCAGAAGAGCGTGCGATTCACATCTTTTCTGAAAATGTAAGAAGCCTTCTCTTACAAGCACCACTAAAAGGAAAGGTTGTTCTAGGAGTTGACCCTGCTTATAGAACGGGTTGCAAACTAGGAGTAGTGGATGAAACGGGTAAAGTGCTGCATATCCAGACGATCTACCCGACACCACCGCGATCAGAGGTGGAAAAATCAGCAGCGGTTGTAAAAAAACTGATCGATCAGTATGATATCGAAATTGCTGCGATCGGTAATGGGACAGCATCGCGCGAAACCGAACAATTTATTGCTGAAACGTTAAAAGATGTAGATAAATCGGTAGCATATGTGATTGTTAACGAAGCGGGAGCGAGTGTGTATTCAGCTTCTACAGTCGCGCGAGAGGAATTTCCTGACCTTCAAGTTGAAGAAAGAAGTGCGGTATCCATTGCGCGAAGACTTCAAGACCCGTTGGCTGAGCTCGTAAAAATCGATCCGAAGTCTATTGGAGTAGGTCAGTATCAGCATGATGTTTCACAAAAAAGACTAGGTGAAGAAATTTCCTTTGTTGTTGAAACAGCAGTTAACCAAGTTGGAGTTAACGTTAATACCGCATCATCGTCTCTTCTTCAATATGTATCAGGGTTGTCCAAAACCGTTGCACAGAACATTATTGTTAAACGAAACGAGGTAGGAAAGTTCAAAAACAGAACAGAACTTAAGAAAATTCCTCGTCTTGGTGCAAAAACGTATGAACAATGTATCGGATTTTTACGTGTAGTAGACGGAGATCAACCCCTTGATCAGACGGGTATTCACCCAGAAAGCTATCCGGCAACAAAAGCTCTTTTAAAAGAACTCGGATTCAAACCTGCTGATATCGGTTCAGACGCTCTTGCAGAAAAGCTAAAATCACTTTCACTTGAAGCAACATCAGAAAAATTAGATATTGGCGTCCCAACTTTAAAGGATATAATTGAAGGGCTTATGAAACCAGGACGAGATCCACGTGATGCCTTTTCAGGGCCAGTTCTTAAAACAGATGTTCTGAAGATGGAGGACTTATCCCAAGGAATGGAACTGCAAGGAACGGTCCGAAACGTTGTCGACTTTGGTGCGTTTGTAGATATTGGTGTAAAACAGGACGGGCTTGTTCATATTTCGAAGCTTACCGATCGCTTTATAAAAAATCCGATGGATGTCGTAAGCGTAGGGCAAGTCGTTACGGTATGGGTAGATTCAGTAGATGTAGCGAAACAACGAATCGCTCTAACCATGATCGCTCCAAAATGA
- the cmpA gene encoding cortex morphogenetic protein CmpA — protein sequence MPTWFKRQLRRAYYQKDRYQIRLLNQCWFFYNKKHSSSEE from the coding sequence ATGCCAACATGGTTTAAAAGACAGCTCCGTCGTGCTTATTATCAAAAAGACCGTTACCAAATCCGCTTACTAAATCAATGCTGGTTCTTCTATAACAAAAAACACTCCTCCAGTGAAGAATAG